A single window of Anaerocolumna chitinilytica DNA harbors:
- a CDS encoding aminotransferase class I/II-fold pyridoxal phosphate-dependent enzyme, with protein MNLFLQQKAPIFEALKKHKGNRVVPFDVPGHKGGRGNKELTEFLGENCMKVDVNSMKPLDNLCHPTSVIREAEQIAADAFGAEAAFFIVNGTTAAVQGMIMSVCKTGDKVIMPRNVHRSAINALVVCGAVPVYVNPGVNKELGIPLGMSLEEVKKAIIENPDAKAILVNNPTYYGVCSDLRGIVSFAHEHNVKVLVDEAHGTHFYFGDNMPVSAMAAGADMAAVSMHKTGGSLTQSSFLLCGEGINPHHVRQVLNLTQTTSGSYLLLVSLDVARKNLSLNGKEIFAKTVEYAEYARDEINKLGGYYAFGNELIDYDCIFDFDPTKLSVHTRDVGLAGIEVYDLLRDEYGIQIEFGDISNFLAIISAGDRAMEIERLIASLSEIKRLYGKDDKSGMFDHEYINPEVIIAPQQAFYSEKKSLPIKKSVGQICGEFVMCYPPGIPILAPGERITEDIVNYILYAKEKGCLLTGTEDMAVNNINVVVV; from the coding sequence ATGAACTTATTCCTTCAACAAAAGGCACCAATTTTTGAAGCTTTGAAGAAACATAAGGGGAACAGGGTAGTACCCTTTGATGTTCCCGGACATAAGGGCGGAAGAGGAAATAAAGAACTCACAGAATTTTTAGGTGAGAATTGTATGAAGGTGGATGTAAACTCCATGAAGCCTTTGGACAACCTTTGTCATCCTACTTCGGTAATCCGCGAAGCAGAGCAGATTGCAGCCGATGCTTTTGGGGCGGAGGCCGCCTTTTTTATTGTAAACGGAACGACGGCAGCGGTACAGGGGATGATTATGTCTGTCTGTAAGACAGGTGATAAAGTAATCATGCCGCGAAATGTTCACCGCAGTGCGATCAATGCGCTGGTAGTATGCGGCGCTGTTCCGGTGTATGTAAATCCCGGTGTCAACAAAGAACTTGGTATTCCTCTTGGTATGTCCTTAGAGGAAGTAAAAAAAGCAATTATTGAGAATCCGGATGCCAAAGCAATACTTGTAAATAATCCAACTTATTATGGTGTATGTTCAGATCTTAGGGGCATTGTATCCTTTGCACATGAACATAATGTAAAAGTATTAGTGGACGAGGCTCATGGAACCCATTTTTATTTTGGAGATAATATGCCGGTTTCTGCTATGGCAGCAGGTGCAGATATGGCAGCTGTCAGTATGCATAAGACAGGCGGCTCCCTGACACAGAGTTCCTTTTTATTGTGCGGGGAAGGCATAAATCCCCATCATGTAAGGCAGGTACTTAATTTAACGCAAACCACCAGTGGTTCCTATCTTTTACTGGTATCTCTTGATGTTGCAAGAAAGAATTTAAGTCTGAACGGAAAAGAAATATTTGCAAAAACCGTGGAATATGCAGAGTATGCCAGAGACGAGATAAATAAGCTTGGAGGCTATTATGCCTTTGGAAATGAGCTGATTGACTATGACTGCATTTTTGACTTTGATCCTACAAAGCTATCCGTTCATACAAGAGATGTGGGGCTTGCCGGAATTGAGGTATATGACTTATTAAGAGATGAATATGGTATCCAGATTGAATTCGGAGATATCAGTAATTTTCTTGCTATCATTTCTGCCGGTGACAGAGCCATGGAAATAGAGCGTTTAATTGCTTCCCTGTCAGAGATTAAAAGATTATATGGTAAGGACGATAAATCCGGTATGTTTGACCATGAATATATTAATCCGGAGGTCATCATCGCACCACAGCAGGCATTTTATAGTGAAAAGAAGTCTTTACCTATAAAGAAGTCCGTTGGTCAGATATGCGGAGAATTTGTTATGTGCTATCCTCCGGGAATTCCGATTCTGGCACCGGGGGAGAGAATCACAGAGGATATTGTTAACTATATCCTTTATGCCAAGGAGAAAGGATGTCTCCTTACCGGTACAGAGGATATGGCGGTTAATAATATTAATGTCGTAGTTGTATGA
- the speD gene encoding adenosylmethionine decarboxylase, translating into MEKKLTLYGFNNLTKTLSFNIYDVCYAKSEREQKDYIAYIDDQYNSERLTKILCDVTQMIGAHILNISKQDYDPQGASVNILIAEGDLSSEHIDESCNQGKYTDHLRDTVHGHLDKSHVTVHTFPEYHPDNSISTFRVDIDVSTCGEISPLNALDYLIGSFDSDIITIDYRVRGFTRDVEGKKYYIDHDITSIQDYIDDVTLTKYDAIDVNVYQSNIFHTKMLIKEIELQNYLFNLDVYELPPKQRLDITSNLRKEMIEIFSGMNIY; encoded by the coding sequence TTGGAGAAAAAGCTGACTTTGTATGGCTTTAACAACCTCACAAAAACACTTAGCTTCAACATCTATGATGTTTGCTATGCAAAAAGTGAGAGAGAACAAAAGGATTATATTGCTTACATTGATGACCAATATAATTCCGAAAGATTAACAAAAATCTTATGTGATGTAACACAGATGATTGGAGCACATATACTGAATATCTCGAAACAGGATTATGATCCGCAGGGAGCTTCTGTTAATATTTTAATTGCAGAAGGAGACCTTTCTTCGGAGCATATTGATGAGTCCTGCAATCAGGGGAAATATACTGATCATTTAAGAGATACGGTACATGGGCATCTGGATAAAAGTCATGTTACAGTTCATACTTTTCCGGAGTATCATCCCGATAACTCCATATCCACTTTTCGTGTAGATATTGATGTGTCTACCTGCGGGGAAATATCACCGCTTAATGCGCTGGATTATCTGATTGGGAGCTTTGACTCTGATATTATTACGATTGATTATAGAGTCAGGGGTTTTACCAGGGATGTTGAGGGCAAAAAATACTACATTGATCATGATATAACTTCCATTCAGGATTATATAGACGATGTAACGCTGACCAAATACGATGCTATTGATGTGAATGTATATCAATCAAATATTTTTCACACCAAGATGCTCATAAAAGAAATAGAACTGCAGAATTATCTTTTCAATCTGGACGTGTATGAGCTGCCGCCAAAACAAAGGCTTGATATTACCAGCAACTTACGCAAAGAGATGATTGAGATATTCAGCGGTATGAATATATATTAG
- a CDS encoding ABC transporter permease translates to MNPIQVFKLSWSSIVSNKMRSFLTMLGMIIGVASVIIMVSLMQGMTREMKSSFGSMGVNNVTVNLMGRNGDVILTEKDMYDYAKKHKDTIKAVMPNVGFQTTIKGTADKMEGVNITGVDEQYAKLNEKELDKGSFINYMDVSNLEKTCVIGSYIDLKVFKQKAEIGDILKIDGEEYIIKGILKETADNVEWSEDNCIYIPYTTAARQARIGSIGSYSLMAKDTNLVEKVTSEINDYLFKIYHDKKFYSATNLINMLKEINLQLGMMTALLAGIAGISLLVAGIGIMNIMLVSVTERTREIGIRKSLGAKKRDIMRQFVMEAGMTSGIGGIAGILLGAFASIQIGNAIGFNAAPSLSVVLISFGISAGIGITFGYLPANKAAKLNPIEALRSE, encoded by the coding sequence ATGAATCCGATACAGGTATTTAAGCTATCCTGGAGCAGCATTGTAAGCAATAAGATGCGCTCTTTCCTCACCATGCTTGGTATGATTATCGGTGTTGCCTCTGTTATTATCATGGTAAGCCTGATGCAGGGCATGACCAGGGAAATGAAATCCTCCTTTGGTTCCATGGGAGTTAACAATGTCACCGTAAATTTAATGGGACGTAACGGGGACGTTATACTTACCGAAAAGGATATGTATGATTATGCCAAGAAGCATAAGGACACAATAAAAGCTGTTATGCCTAATGTTGGATTCCAGACAACTATAAAAGGCACTGCCGATAAGATGGAAGGAGTAAATATTACCGGTGTTGATGAACAATATGCCAAGTTAAATGAGAAAGAACTAGACAAGGGCAGCTTCATCAACTATATGGATGTCTCGAACCTTGAGAAAACCTGTGTAATCGGCAGTTATATTGATTTAAAGGTATTTAAGCAAAAGGCGGAGATTGGAGATATCTTAAAGATTGACGGTGAAGAATATATCATAAAAGGTATCTTAAAAGAAACTGCCGATAATGTGGAATGGTCAGAGGATAATTGTATCTATATACCATATACCACAGCAGCCAGGCAAGCCAGAATCGGAAGTATTGGCAGCTATTCGCTTATGGCAAAGGATACCAACCTGGTGGAAAAGGTAACCTCGGAAATCAACGATTACCTATTCAAAATATATCATGATAAAAAGTTCTATTCAGCTACGAATCTGATAAATATGCTAAAGGAAATAAACCTTCAGCTTGGTATGATGACAGCGCTTTTAGCGGGCATTGCAGGTATTTCACTATTGGTAGCCGGAATCGGTATTATGAATATCATGCTGGTATCCGTAACAGAAAGAACCAGAGAAATCGGAATCAGAAAATCTCTTGGTGCAAAGAAACGGGATATTATGCGTCAATTTGTAATGGAAGCCGGAATGACCAGTGGTATCGGAGGAATTGCAGGTATTCTACTGGGAGCTTTTGCGAGTATTCAAATCGGAAATGCAATAGGGTTTAATGCAGCACCTTCTCTTTCCGTCGTCCTAATATCCTTTGGTATATCTGCCGGTATTGGTATTACCTTTGGATATTTACCGGCTAACAAGGCTGCCAAACTAAACCCCATAGAAGCCTTAAGAAGTGAATAA
- a CDS encoding ABC transporter ATP-binding protein, whose product MEAEALIDLIDIHKIYNMGDTEVRANDGINLRIHQGEFVAIVGKSGSGKSTLMNIIGALDTPSSGQYILNGQDVSKMKGDYLAEIRNKMIGFVFQQYNLLPKQNLLENVSLPLLYAGMSEGKRKKRALEVLDKVGIKEKWRNLPNQLSGGQQQRVSIARALAGNPSLILADEPTGALDSRTSREVLDLLEELNQEGNTIILITHDNAIASEARRVIRIMDGKITFDGQVEKYKAILGESEEENESDTGI is encoded by the coding sequence ATGGAGGCAGAAGCGTTAATTGATTTGATAGATATACATAAGATTTACAATATGGGAGACACAGAGGTTCGGGCGAATGACGGCATCAATTTGAGAATTCATCAAGGTGAATTTGTAGCCATTGTTGGTAAATCCGGCAGCGGAAAGTCTACACTGATGAATATTATCGGAGCTCTGGATACACCAAGCAGTGGCCAGTACATTTTAAATGGCCAGGATGTAAGTAAAATGAAAGGGGATTATCTAGCAGAGATACGAAATAAAATGATTGGTTTTGTTTTTCAGCAATATAACCTGCTGCCGAAGCAGAATCTGTTAGAGAATGTATCCCTTCCCCTGTTATATGCCGGAATGAGTGAAGGTAAGCGAAAAAAAAGGGCACTGGAGGTTTTAGACAAGGTAGGGATTAAGGAAAAATGGAGAAATCTTCCCAACCAGTTATCAGGTGGTCAGCAGCAGAGAGTTTCAATAGCAAGAGCACTGGCGGGTAATCCTTCTCTTATATTGGCAGACGAACCCACAGGAGCCCTGGATTCTCGTACCAGTAGAGAAGTTTTGGATTTATTAGAAGAGCTGAACCAGGAAGGCAATACCATTATCCTGATAACCCATGATAATGCCATTGCTTCCGAAGCCAGAAGGGTTATCCGTATCATGGATGGAAAGATTACCTTTGACGGACAAGTGGAAAAATATAAAGCCATTTTAGGGGAGAGTGAGGAAGAAAATGAATCCGATACAGGTATTTAA
- a CDS encoding HlyD family efflux transporter periplasmic adaptor subunit: protein MAKQESNNEKQKKKRSFKNIKWKKVIKYSLILIVIAIIGGKIYSTIKHGKANINMAVQTQAAAKGNIESMLSGKGTIEPLDKYEVNALVKGEVLDAPFEEGDTVKKGDILYQVSTKDVENGIESASLSLEKAQKSYQDTVTKLDDLKGTSPLSGYIKKLYVKEGDNIQAGSNIADVYDSDYMYLDIPFLSALVSDDLIGKQATVYIAATMEELKGKVTAASAMTETLSGGISVRKVTIKVKNPGGLTAGATALASIGKEQSADNGTFRAVTEQTITAVNSGKIDSLKLVEGKYVKKGSIMYTLSAKDVSNAVEDSKIAVKEAELTLKNQENQLDSYSIKSPISGEVILKNKKKGDTIDPQTDNAKGALAIVYDLSAMTFRMNIDELQIRNISLGQKVKITAEALPGEIIEGKVEKIGLNSTTTNGVSTYPVTIRIDKTGNLLPGMNVTGKIILAKADNVLTVPSGSIMRDNVVYVKSAEGEKKDSKKDKNQPVNADGIPEGFHEVKVEVGISDGTNVEIKSGLKEGDEVYVPYVDTSGTGAGGDYYSSDSDTVTVSE, encoded by the coding sequence ATGGCTAAACAGGAAAGTAACAATGAGAAGCAAAAGAAAAAGAGGAGTTTTAAAAATATAAAATGGAAGAAGGTCATAAAGTATAGCCTTATTCTAATTGTCATTGCAATCATCGGAGGAAAGATATACAGTACCATTAAACATGGAAAGGCCAATATCAATATGGCAGTTCAGACCCAAGCAGCTGCAAAGGGCAATATAGAAAGTATGCTTAGCGGTAAGGGAACCATAGAACCTTTGGATAAGTATGAAGTCAATGCTCTTGTAAAAGGTGAAGTATTGGACGCACCTTTTGAAGAAGGAGATACAGTAAAAAAGGGAGATATACTTTATCAGGTAAGTACCAAAGATGTGGAAAACGGAATTGAGAGTGCTTCCCTTTCTCTTGAAAAAGCTCAGAAAAGTTATCAGGACACAGTTACAAAATTAGACGACTTAAAAGGGACTTCTCCCTTATCGGGCTATATAAAGAAGCTTTATGTAAAAGAAGGAGATAACATTCAAGCCGGTTCTAATATTGCTGATGTCTATGATAGTGATTACATGTATCTTGATATACCATTTTTATCTGCCTTGGTATCTGATGATTTAATCGGAAAACAGGCAACTGTTTACATAGCCGCTACCATGGAAGAGTTGAAAGGTAAAGTTACGGCAGCCAGTGCCATGACAGAGACACTTTCAGGAGGCATCTCTGTCAGAAAAGTTACTATAAAGGTGAAGAATCCCGGAGGATTAACAGCGGGAGCAACCGCTCTGGCAAGCATCGGAAAAGAACAGAGTGCAGACAACGGAACATTCCGTGCAGTTACCGAACAGACAATAACAGCTGTGAATTCAGGTAAGATCGACAGCTTAAAGCTTGTTGAAGGAAAATATGTAAAAAAGGGAAGTATCATGTATACCTTATCAGCGAAGGACGTTAGCAATGCGGTTGAAGACAGTAAAATAGCCGTTAAGGAAGCAGAACTGACGCTAAAAAACCAAGAAAATCAACTTGACAGCTACAGTATTAAGTCACCTATATCCGGTGAGGTAATATTAAAGAATAAGAAAAAGGGCGATACCATAGATCCTCAGACAGACAATGCCAAAGGTGCCCTGGCAATTGTTTACGATTTATCCGCTATGACCTTTCGCATGAATATTGATGAACTGCAAATAAGAAATATTTCCCTTGGACAAAAAGTAAAAATTACAGCGGAAGCTCTTCCCGGTGAAATAATAGAAGGAAAAGTTGAAAAGATCGGGTTAAATAGCACTACTACCAATGGTGTAAGTACTTATCCTGTAACCATCCGAATTGATAAGACTGGAAATCTGCTTCCAGGTATGAATGTAACCGGTAAGATAATCCTTGCAAAAGCAGATAATGTCCTTACCGTTCCGTCTGGTTCCATTATGCGTGATAATGTAGTGTATGTAAAATCAGCAGAAGGTGAAAAGAAGGACAGTAAAAAGGATAAGAATCAGCCGGTTAATGCCGATGGCATACCGGAAGGCTTCCATGAGGTTAAGGTCGAGGTAGGCATCAGTGACGGAACTAATGTTGAAATCAAATCCGGCCTAAAAGAAGGCGACGAAGTGTATGTACCCTATGTTGACACCAGCGGAACCGGTGCAGGCGGTGATTATTATAGCAGCGATAGCGATACAGTAACCGTTTCGGAGTAA